In Terriglobales bacterium, one DNA window encodes the following:
- a CDS encoding Crp/Fnr family transcriptional regulator translates to MADNPFSFDHLGLFKRMNAQATTQDYGNKHTIIEQGDKADAIYYIQNGKVKLTVASTTGKKAVIAFLRHGDFFGEGCMAQQSLWTYTATTIEPSTISRVRRSALVRIVHEDSSFAKLFISYLLFRIVRMQQEFVDQIFSSSEKRLARILLMLAGFGLRTEPEPVLIKVSQETLAEMVGTTRSRVSYFMNRFRKMGLIDYNGTLQVHAALRTFLLQK, encoded by the coding sequence ATGGCCGATAATCCCTTTAGTTTCGATCATCTGGGTCTGTTCAAGAGGATGAACGCCCAAGCAACCACTCAGGATTACGGAAATAAACACACGATCATTGAGCAAGGTGATAAGGCCGACGCGATTTATTACATTCAGAATGGCAAGGTGAAGTTAACCGTTGCGTCTACCACGGGAAAGAAAGCCGTGATTGCCTTCTTGCGTCACGGCGATTTCTTCGGCGAGGGCTGCATGGCCCAGCAATCGCTGTGGACGTACACCGCAACGACGATTGAACCTTCTACAATCTCCCGCGTAAGAAGGTCGGCCCTTGTTCGAATCGTTCATGAAGATTCCTCTTTTGCGAAACTTTTTATTTCATATTTATTGTTTCGTATTGTGCGGATGCAACAGGAGTTCGTGGACCAGATCTTCAGTTCCAGCGAGAAACGATTAGCCAGAATTCTGCTGATGCTGGCGGGGTTTGGACTACGGACGGAGCCCGAACCAGTCCTGATTAAGGTAAGCCAGGAGACTCTCGCGGAAATGGTGGGTACCACGCGGTCCCGGGTGAGTTATTTCATGAATCGCTTTCGGAAAATGGGGCTTATCGATTACAACGGCACTTTGCAAGTGCACGCCGCGCTACGAACCTTCCTGCTCCAAAAGTAG
- a CDS encoding radical SAM protein: MTVHLINPSDVSFGTAVITPRWLYVIAAATPKSFGDPVLVDETLERLDPRQIQKGDAVGVSIHTGNALRGYEIGTAARERGAYVIFGGIHATLYPEEAHELGGAHAVVKGDGDRVWAEALHDCANGYPRHIYDGGRLEASDLMPARWDLIPRKSYMWASVQTIRGCPKHCSFCSVWRTDGQRPRQRSSDSVIEEIVQLRRLGFRYIALADDNFYPVSLADLELASRNNPERLQELTRIREERFELMSRLAQLPPDTVFFTQITMEAAEDPQFLDAMSAGHIKGALVGVESVTPEGLKDIYKNFNSAGESLVQRLRTFRQHGVYVLGSFIFGLPSDRPETFAATVSIAQRADLAFAQFVMLTPFPGTVDFKKWEASMAGDVLSVAGVPITRRWLIPNSLRPKLYIPHPVMSAEEIRKCTQAVWDRYYSLHFIWKRSQFLKAFKSRLAFLLISKIYRQMYADTGIASDSARIAWSARWARWLAKPCQKLFAARPLPHLAVPEGRSEPQPISGTSQDQRRERSSEPLVTISQPF; this comes from the coding sequence ATGACAGTCCACCTTATCAATCCGAGTGACGTTTCGTTCGGAACTGCGGTCATTACGCCCAGGTGGCTGTACGTCATTGCTGCGGCTACCCCAAAATCTTTCGGCGATCCGGTTCTTGTGGACGAGACTCTCGAACGGCTTGATCCGCGACAAATCCAGAAAGGCGACGCGGTCGGCGTTAGCATCCACACGGGCAACGCGCTGCGCGGTTATGAAATCGGCACGGCTGCACGCGAGCGTGGCGCTTACGTAATATTCGGCGGGATTCACGCAACTCTCTACCCCGAAGAGGCGCATGAGTTGGGGGGCGCGCACGCTGTGGTTAAGGGTGACGGAGACCGCGTTTGGGCGGAGGCACTGCATGACTGCGCGAATGGGTATCCACGCCATATCTACGACGGGGGAAGACTTGAAGCTTCGGATCTTATGCCCGCTCGCTGGGACCTGATTCCGCGCAAATCCTACATGTGGGCATCGGTGCAAACGATCCGCGGTTGTCCTAAGCACTGTTCTTTCTGCTCAGTATGGCGAACAGACGGCCAACGTCCTCGGCAACGTTCCTCGGATTCAGTCATAGAAGAGATCGTCCAATTGCGGCGCCTGGGTTTTCGCTACATCGCTCTAGCCGACGACAACTTTTATCCGGTGAGTCTTGCCGATCTCGAACTGGCGTCTCGTAATAATCCGGAACGGCTACAGGAACTCACTCGCATTCGTGAAGAACGCTTTGAACTGATGTCGCGGCTGGCGCAACTTCCGCCTGACACAGTTTTCTTCACCCAGATCACGATGGAGGCGGCAGAAGACCCGCAGTTTCTGGACGCCATGAGTGCGGGGCATATCAAAGGTGCGCTCGTCGGAGTAGAGTCGGTCACTCCCGAAGGGCTGAAAGATATTTACAAAAATTTCAACTCGGCAGGAGAAAGTCTCGTCCAACGACTACGGACCTTTCGACAGCACGGCGTGTACGTGCTTGGGTCATTCATCTTCGGACTGCCGAGCGATCGGCCAGAAACGTTCGCGGCGACTGTCTCCATTGCCCAAAGGGCGGACCTCGCGTTTGCGCAGTTTGTCATGCTGACACCGTTTCCCGGTACTGTAGATTTCAAGAAATGGGAAGCTTCGATGGCTGGTGACGTCCTGAGTGTGGCAGGCGTACCCATAACCAGGCGTTGGCTTATCCCAAACTCCCTGCGGCCAAAACTCTATATTCCTCATCCGGTTATGTCTGCGGAGGAAATCCGGAAGTGTACGCAGGCCGTCTGGGACCGATATTACAGCCTGCATTTCATTTGGAAGCGTTCCCAATTCCTAAAAGCCTTCAAGAGCCGCTTGGCTTTCCTGCTGATCTCCAAGATCTACCGCCAAATGTATGCCGACACTGGCATTGCCAGCGACAGCGCCCGAATTGCATGGTCCGCTCGCTGGGCACGCTGGCTGGCTAAGCCTTGTCAAAAGTTGTTCGCCGCCCGTCCGCTGCCCCACCTCGCGGTTCCGGAAGGCAGATCTGAACCTCAGCCAATATCGGGTACTAGCCAAGACCAACGGAGAGAGCGGAGTAGCGAACCCTTAGTAACAATTTCCCAGCCGTTTTAG
- a CDS encoding STAS domain-containing protein yields MKINSRDVDGITILDMEGRITLGEDIAALKQVIGGLIAAGRKLVLLNLRDVPYIDSSGIGELVTAFTKIRNSGGELKLLNLTSKVRTLLEITRLYAIFDIGDDEAAAIHSFSSGEHFLTKRP; encoded by the coding sequence ATGAAGATCAATTCTCGCGACGTTGATGGCATAACGATCCTCGACATGGAGGGACGTATTACTCTGGGCGAAGATATTGCAGCCCTCAAGCAAGTGATCGGCGGACTTATTGCTGCTGGCCGCAAGTTGGTCCTGTTGAATTTGCGCGACGTCCCCTACATAGACAGCTCGGGTATAGGCGAACTCGTTACTGCATTCACCAAAATTCGTAATTCAGGTGGTGAGTTGAAGCTGTTGAATCTGACAAGTAAGGTTCGCACGCTTTTGGAGATCACCAGACTCTATGCCATCTTTGATATTGGAGACGATGAAGCTGCGGCCATCCATTCCTTTTCCTCAGGTGAACACTTCCTCACGAAGAGACCGTAA
- a CDS encoding response regulator — protein sequence MTVMNDSKHLILVVDDEQSIRDSVALLLRASGYEVNTAIHGFDAILQLQKTTPDVIISDLNMPQMSGFEFLSVVRRRFPEIPVVAISGAYESGEQVPGGVIADAFYGKGRHRPEELLRAVAELIRTATSRAINHHRQSAPVWVPRNGQDLNGVPFIVLTCAECLRSFPLSVLSEDVQEIQETPCLFCANPVRYVIDFSLAVFSPKTKAA from the coding sequence ATGACGGTTATGAATGATTCCAAACACTTGATCCTCGTTGTAGACGACGAGCAAAGCATCCGCGACAGCGTCGCCCTACTGCTGAGGGCTTCTGGATACGAGGTCAATACTGCCATACATGGATTCGATGCCATATTGCAGCTGCAAAAAACGACTCCAGACGTCATCATTTCTGACCTGAACATGCCGCAGATGTCAGGATTTGAATTCCTTTCCGTGGTGCGCCGCCGCTTCCCGGAAATCCCTGTGGTCGCGATCAGCGGTGCTTACGAGTCCGGGGAGCAGGTTCCCGGTGGAGTCATTGCCGATGCCTTTTATGGCAAAGGCAGACATCGTCCGGAAGAACTCTTGCGCGCGGTTGCCGAATTGATTCGAACCGCGACATCACGGGCGATAAACCATCACCGGCAGTCGGCTCCAGTCTGGGTGCCCCGGAACGGGCAAGATTTAAACGGCGTTCCTTTCATCGTGTTGACCTGCGCGGAATGCTTGCGGTCGTTTCCACTGAGCGTACTAAGTGAAGACGTACAGGAAATCCAGGAAACCCCCTGCCTTTTTTGCGCCAACCCGGTCCGATACGTCATTGATTTCTCCCTGGCTGTTTTTTCACCGAAAACGAAAGCGGCATAG
- a CDS encoding ABC transporter permease subunit — protein MNHGNKRVVKKEWNWKTQSRAASAHGSQLPKLPLRCPLRLYSPVVLLLLIRIGGGLGVGSIVLLLLGTQWYVLFNVIAGAIAIPTDLKEASEVFQFKKREKWRTLILPGIFPYLITGLVTAAGGAWNASIVAEYFHFKGQTISTVGLGATISRATDSGNFPLLLAATITMAAIVVTVNRTVWRPMYRLAETRYRLDS, from the coding sequence ATGAACCACGGAAACAAGCGCGTCGTGAAGAAAGAATGGAACTGGAAGACTCAGTCAAGAGCAGCTTCTGCGCATGGCAGCCAATTGCCCAAGTTGCCGCTTCGGTGCCCGCTACGGCTTTATTCCCCGGTTGTACTCCTCTTGTTAATTCGGATTGGCGGCGGGCTTGGAGTCGGTTCCATCGTGCTCTTGTTGCTGGGTACGCAGTGGTACGTTCTGTTTAATGTCATCGCCGGTGCGATTGCGATTCCTACCGATCTGAAGGAAGCCTCTGAAGTGTTTCAGTTTAAGAAACGAGAGAAGTGGCGAACCCTAATCTTGCCGGGCATCTTTCCGTATCTGATTACCGGATTAGTGACGGCGGCTGGTGGGGCCTGGAACGCAAGCATCGTAGCTGAGTATTTTCACTTCAAAGGGCAGACTATTTCGACCGTTGGCTTAGGTGCAACAATTAGCCGCGCCACAGACTCGGGAAACTTCCCACTGCTTTTGGCAGCGACGATAACCATGGCCGCGATTGTAGTAACGGTCAATCGAACGGTGTGGCGGCCAATGTACCGGTTGGCAGAGACGAGATATAGGCTGGACAGCTAG